Proteins found in one Ctenopharyngodon idella isolate HZGC_01 chromosome 16, HZGC01, whole genome shotgun sequence genomic segment:
- the azin1a gene encoding antizyme inhibitor 1a isoform X2: MKGTLDELQYSVELLEGSAALRDVIDKHIHDQTLAMKSAFFVADLGVIVRQQICWRTKMDQIRPFYAVKSNSSPVVVEILAALGTGFVCSNKHELDLVKGFGVPSQDIILGGTCKQLSHIKYAAKHNIPLLVCDNEAELRKIARCHPKAKVLLLLTSESCCEREEMAIPFGSTLKDCRHLLECARELSLHVTGVKFNIPSCCQDAQAFSRAVSDARCVFDMGAELGFEMNILDIGGGFDGSEAQLDKVHQTLKPMLDMYFPLSTGLSIIAEPGAYYVSSAFTLAVNIIAKTTVARDCCDQPHILSANDEPEFLYYMNDGVYGSFANKLLCEDSVLTPLAHKELSTEEPLFSSSLWGPSADDLDQVVERCLLPELSVGDWLLFSNAGANGLGSEHKPPVFYSITECDWQEIHNCGVNLDTSMKNFSLGPCCLQPSMSEASISTPA; encoded by the exons ATGAAGGGAACTCTGGATGAACTCCAATATTCTGTTGAGCTGCTGGAAGGAAGCGCAGCTCTCAGAGATGTTATCGATAAACACATTCATGATCAAACACTA GCAATGAAAAGTGCGTTTTTTGTTGCTGACCTTGGGGTGATTGTGCGGCAGCAAATTTGCTGGAGAACTAAAATGGACCAGATTCGGCCTTTCTACGCGGTCAAGAGCAACAGCAGCCCCGTGGTTGTTGAAATCCTGGCTGCTCTTGGAACTGGCTTTGTTTGTTCAAACAAG CATGAGCTGGACTTGGTGAAGGGCTTTGGCGTCCCATCTCAGGACATCATTCTCGGTGGCACTTGTAAACAGCTCTCCCATATTAAATACGCGGCCAAACACAACATCCCCCTCCTTGTTTGCGATAATGAGGCAGAGTTGAGGAAGATCGCACGCTGCCATCCCAAAGCAAA AGTGTTATTGCTGTTGACATCAGAGAGCTGCTGTGAGAGAGAGGAGATGGCCATACCGTTCGGCTCCACGCTGAAGGACTGCAGACATCTGCTGGAGTGTGCCAGAGAGCTCAGCCTGCACGTTACTGGAGTCAA ATTCAACATTCCCAGTTGTTGTCAGGATGCACAAGCGTTCTCTCGTGCTGTGTCCGATGCCCGCTGTGTCTTTGATATGGGG GCGGAGCTTGGCTTTGAGATGAATATTCTGGACATTGGAGGTGGCTTTGATGGAAGTGAAGCACAGTTAGACAAG GTTCACCAGACGCTTAAACCCATGCTGGACATGTATTTTCCTCTCTCGACTGGCTTGTCAATCATCGCCGAACCCGGAGCTTATTATGTGTCATCTGCTTTCACGCTGGCCGTGAATATAATTGCTAAGACAACAGTGGCTCGGGATTGCTGCGATCAACCACACA TACTGTCAGCAAACGATGAGCCAGAGTTTCTCTACTACATGAATGATGGTGTTTATGGGTCGTTTGCCAATAAGCTGCTGTGTGAAGATTCAGTATTAACGCCTTTGGCGCACAAG GAGCTGAGCACAGAAGAGCCACTGTTCTCCAGCAGTCTGTGGGGTCCGTCTGCTGATGATCTGGATCAGGTGGTTGAGCGTTGTCTGCTGCCGGAGCTCAGTGTAGGAGACTGGCTGCTTTTCAGCAACGCAGGAGCCAACGGACTGGGGTCTGAACACAAACCGCCCGTCTTCTACAGCATCACTGAATGCGACTG GCAAGAGATTCATAATTGTGGTGTCAATTTGGACACAAGTATGAAGAACTTCTCTCTGGGACCTTGTTGCCTGCAACCAAGCATGTCTGAGGCATCCATTTCTACCCCAGCTTAA
- the azin1a gene encoding antizyme inhibitor 1a isoform X1, with amino-acid sequence MKGTLDELQYSVELLEGSAALRDVIDKHIHDQTLAMKSAFFVADLGVIVRQQICWRTKMDQIRPFYAVKSNSSPVVVEILAALGTGFVCSNKHELDLVKGFGVPSQDIILGGTCKQLSHIKYAAKHNIPLLVCDNEAELRKIARCHPKAKVLLLLTSESCCEREEMAIPFGSTLKDCRHLLECARELSLHVTGVKFNIPSCCQDAQAFSRAVSDARCVFDMGAELGFEMNILDIGGGFDGSEAQLDKVHQTLKPMLDMYFPLSTGLSIIAEPGAYYVSSAFTLAVNIIAKTTVARDCCDQPHKVLSANDEPEFLYYMNDGVYGSFANKLLCEDSVLTPLAHKELSTEEPLFSSSLWGPSADDLDQVVERCLLPELSVGDWLLFSNAGANGLGSEHKPPVFYSITECDWQEIHNCGVNLDTSMKNFSLGPCCLQPSMSEASISTPA; translated from the exons ATGAAGGGAACTCTGGATGAACTCCAATATTCTGTTGAGCTGCTGGAAGGAAGCGCAGCTCTCAGAGATGTTATCGATAAACACATTCATGATCAAACACTA GCAATGAAAAGTGCGTTTTTTGTTGCTGACCTTGGGGTGATTGTGCGGCAGCAAATTTGCTGGAGAACTAAAATGGACCAGATTCGGCCTTTCTACGCGGTCAAGAGCAACAGCAGCCCCGTGGTTGTTGAAATCCTGGCTGCTCTTGGAACTGGCTTTGTTTGTTCAAACAAG CATGAGCTGGACTTGGTGAAGGGCTTTGGCGTCCCATCTCAGGACATCATTCTCGGTGGCACTTGTAAACAGCTCTCCCATATTAAATACGCGGCCAAACACAACATCCCCCTCCTTGTTTGCGATAATGAGGCAGAGTTGAGGAAGATCGCACGCTGCCATCCCAAAGCAAA AGTGTTATTGCTGTTGACATCAGAGAGCTGCTGTGAGAGAGAGGAGATGGCCATACCGTTCGGCTCCACGCTGAAGGACTGCAGACATCTGCTGGAGTGTGCCAGAGAGCTCAGCCTGCACGTTACTGGAGTCAA ATTCAACATTCCCAGTTGTTGTCAGGATGCACAAGCGTTCTCTCGTGCTGTGTCCGATGCCCGCTGTGTCTTTGATATGGGG GCGGAGCTTGGCTTTGAGATGAATATTCTGGACATTGGAGGTGGCTTTGATGGAAGTGAAGCACAGTTAGACAAG GTTCACCAGACGCTTAAACCCATGCTGGACATGTATTTTCCTCTCTCGACTGGCTTGTCAATCATCGCCGAACCCGGAGCTTATTATGTGTCATCTGCTTTCACGCTGGCCGTGAATATAATTGCTAAGACAACAGTGGCTCGGGATTGCTGCGATCAACCACACA aaGTACTGTCAGCAAACGATGAGCCAGAGTTTCTCTACTACATGAATGATGGTGTTTATGGGTCGTTTGCCAATAAGCTGCTGTGTGAAGATTCAGTATTAACGCCTTTGGCGCACAAG GAGCTGAGCACAGAAGAGCCACTGTTCTCCAGCAGTCTGTGGGGTCCGTCTGCTGATGATCTGGATCAGGTGGTTGAGCGTTGTCTGCTGCCGGAGCTCAGTGTAGGAGACTGGCTGCTTTTCAGCAACGCAGGAGCCAACGGACTGGGGTCTGAACACAAACCGCCCGTCTTCTACAGCATCACTGAATGCGACTG GCAAGAGATTCATAATTGTGGTGTCAATTTGGACACAAGTATGAAGAACTTCTCTCTGGGACCTTGTTGCCTGCAACCAAGCATGTCTGAGGCATCCATTTCTACCCCAGCTTAA